From a region of the Halolamina sp. CBA1230 genome:
- the cca gene encoding CCA tRNA nucleotidyltransferase yields the protein MTDDALDAVLERVSERVTPGTDERERLRAVTDELTARAEDAIDGLPVDADVTQVGSSARSTWLAGDRDIDLFVRFPTSLDREELERYGLDVGHAVLPDGHEEYAEHPYVKGEYEGFDVDLVPCYAVDAATEIRSAVDRTPFHDAYLQARYTPELAAGARLLKRFMKGVGVYGSDLRTEGFSGYLVELLILEHGGFVPLIEAAAEWHPPVRFDPRGDGGPAEVPPDVAEAAAFDDPLVVIDPTDPDRNVAAVLSAANLARFQHYCRALLDDPRESLFYPESADPIDDGGVREHLARRGSHAVAVVFETPDVVEDQLYPQLRRSLGGVTDELDRRGFDTLRATTFAGGVGADASGRSVLFVETAVAELPAVERHEGPPVHVGEHAASFYDAYADDETVYGPFVDGDRYVVERERDYRTPEALLRSDTLFDVALGAHVESALQEEYEVLVGDGTAALAEEFGEELRAYFEPEV from the coding sequence ATGACCGACGACGCCCTCGACGCCGTGCTCGAGCGCGTGAGCGAGCGCGTCACGCCCGGCACCGACGAGCGCGAGCGCCTCCGTGCCGTCACCGACGAACTGACAGCACGCGCCGAGGACGCTATCGACGGGCTGCCCGTCGACGCCGACGTGACGCAGGTGGGCTCCAGCGCCCGCTCGACGTGGCTCGCCGGCGACCGCGACATCGACCTGTTCGTCCGGTTCCCCACCTCGCTCGACCGCGAGGAACTGGAGCGCTACGGGCTGGACGTGGGCCACGCCGTCCTCCCCGACGGCCACGAGGAGTACGCCGAGCACCCCTACGTCAAGGGGGAGTACGAGGGGTTCGACGTGGATCTGGTGCCGTGTTACGCCGTCGACGCGGCGACCGAGATCCGCTCGGCGGTCGACCGCACGCCGTTCCACGACGCCTACCTGCAAGCCAGATACACCCCCGAACTCGCCGCGGGCGCCCGCCTCCTCAAGCGGTTCATGAAGGGCGTCGGCGTGTACGGCAGCGACCTCCGGACCGAGGGGTTCTCGGGCTACCTCGTCGAACTGCTGATCCTCGAACACGGCGGGTTCGTGCCGCTGATCGAGGCCGCCGCCGAGTGGCACCCGCCGGTGCGGTTCGATCCCCGCGGTGATGGCGGACCAGCGGAAGTCCCACCCGACGTGGCCGAGGCGGCCGCGTTCGACGACCCGCTCGTCGTGATCGATCCCACTGACCCCGACCGGAACGTCGCTGCCGTGCTCTCGGCGGCGAATCTGGCCCGCTTCCAGCATTATTGTCGAGCGCTGCTCGACGACCCCCGGGAGTCGCTGTTCTACCCCGAGTCCGCCGACCCGATCGACGACGGCGGAGTTCGCGAGCATCTCGCCCGCCGGGGGAGCCACGCGGTGGCGGTCGTCTTCGAGACGCCCGACGTGGTCGAGGACCAGCTCTACCCCCAGCTCCGACGCTCGCTCGGCGGCGTCACCGACGAGCTCGACCGCCGCGGGTTCGACACCCTTCGGGCGACGACGTTCGCGGGCGGCGTCGGCGCGGACGCGTCGGGTCGGTCGGTGCTGTTCGTCGAAACCGCCGTCGCCGAACTCCCCGCCGTCGAGCGTCACGAGGGGCCACCCGTCCACGTCGGCGAGCACGCTGCGTCGTTCTACGACGCGTACGCCGACGACGAGACCGTGTACGGCCCGTTCGTCGACGGCGACCGCTACGTGGTCGAGCGCGAACGCGACTACCGGACGCCCGAGGCGCTGCTGCGGAGCGACACGCTGTTCGACGTTGCGCTCGGCGCCCACGTCGAGTCGGCGCTCCAGGAGGAGTACGAGGTGCTCGTCGGCGACGGGACGGCAGCGCTCGCGGAGGAGTTCGGCGAGGAACTCCGGGCGTACTTCGAGCCCGAGGTCTGA
- a CDS encoding histone deacetylase: MQFGYSERCLDHDTGPRHPESPDRMRAIREALKDRHCVEYVDAPAADPDDIARAHDREHVDAVREFCEDGGGEWDPDTVAGEDTYDVARKSAGLAIWAARAAVEGADGRDTPFALGRPPGHHAESDDAMGFCFFNNAAVAARTVIDDPDTDVERVAIWDWDVHHGNGTQEICADDPDVFYASTHEEGLYPGTGAIEETGDGAGEGTTLNAPLSAGCGDAEYHYVFDEAIAPAIERFDPDLVLVSAGFDAHRHDPISRMRVSTEGYAQFTDAVRTLTDDVDAALAFVLEGGYGLDTLSESVGVVHETFDGRDPIPEDDDPAEEVVDLVEEIREIHDL, encoded by the coding sequence ATGCAGTTCGGCTACTCGGAGCGCTGTCTCGATCACGATACCGGCCCCCGACACCCCGAGTCGCCCGACCGAATGCGGGCGATCCGGGAGGCGCTGAAGGACCGCCACTGTGTCGAGTACGTCGACGCGCCCGCCGCCGACCCGGACGACATCGCTCGCGCCCACGACCGCGAGCACGTCGACGCCGTCCGAGAGTTTTGCGAGGACGGTGGTGGCGAGTGGGACCCCGACACCGTCGCCGGCGAGGACACCTACGACGTGGCCCGGAAATCTGCGGGCCTGGCGATCTGGGCGGCCCGGGCGGCCGTCGAGGGTGCCGACGGCCGGGACACCCCCTTCGCGCTCGGCCGGCCGCCGGGCCACCACGCCGAGTCCGACGACGCGATGGGCTTTTGCTTCTTCAACAACGCCGCTGTCGCCGCCCGGACCGTCATCGACGACCCCGACACCGACGTCGAGCGCGTGGCGATCTGGGACTGGGACGTCCACCACGGCAACGGTACCCAGGAGATCTGCGCCGACGATCCGGACGTGTTCTACGCCTCGACCCACGAGGAGGGGCTCTACCCCGGCACCGGCGCGATCGAGGAGACCGGCGACGGCGCCGGCGAGGGGACGACGCTGAACGCCCCCCTCTCCGCGGGCTGTGGCGACGCGGAGTACCACTACGTGTTCGACGAGGCGATCGCGCCCGCGATCGAGCGGTTCGACCCCGATCTGGTGCTGGTCTCCGCCGGCTTCGACGCCCACCGCCACGACCCGATCTCCCGGATGCGCGTCTCCACCGAGGGGTACGCCCAGTTTACCGACGCGGTCCGGACACTGACCGACGACGTCGACGCCGCGCTGGCGTTCGTCCTGGAGGGTGGGTACGGCCTCGACACGCTCTCGGAGAGCGTCGGCGTCGTCCACGAGACGTTCGACGGCCGCGACCCGATCCCCGAGGACGACGATCCGGCCGAGGAGGTCGTCGATCTCGTCGAGGAGATCCGCGAGATCCACGACCTCTAA
- a CDS encoding GNAT family N-acetyltransferase — translation MTGPDRYPDEPVDGLPSPPQSVEDAEGREISIRAYGGSDEEREALRAMYESFDPADRAQGIPPSRPSKLSGWLDRILSEECFNVFAWDGDDVVGHVTLVPENGTESPYELAIFVLQSHQGAGIGTALIESALGYGAEQGISQVWLTVERWNRAAVGLYEKIGFETTDAESFELEMAIRLDAQTESTG, via the coding sequence ATGACCGGACCAGACCGCTACCCCGACGAGCCGGTCGACGGCCTGCCGTCGCCGCCACAGAGCGTCGAGGACGCCGAGGGACGGGAGATCAGTATCCGTGCCTACGGCGGCAGCGACGAGGAACGCGAGGCGCTGCGGGCGATGTACGAGTCGTTCGACCCCGCCGACCGCGCACAGGGGATCCCACCGAGCCGTCCCTCGAAGTTGAGCGGCTGGCTCGACCGAATCCTCTCCGAGGAGTGTTTCAACGTGTTCGCGTGGGACGGCGACGACGTCGTCGGCCACGTGACGCTGGTGCCCGAAAACGGGACGGAGTCGCCGTACGAGCTCGCGATCTTCGTGCTCCAGTCCCACCAGGGTGCAGGCATCGGCACCGCGCTGATCGAGTCCGCGCTGGGCTACGGCGCCGAGCAGGGGATCTCACAGGTCTGGCTCACTGTCGAGCGCTGGAACCGGGCGGCGGTGGGGCTGTACGAGAAGATCGGGTTCGAGACCACCGACGCCGAGAGCTTCGAACTGGAGATGGCGATCCGGCTCGACGCTCAGACCGAGAGCACCGGCTGA
- a CDS encoding DUF5786 family protein, with protein sequence MSFGAYDEGEHERRERLTSQADADFEEGEEEFTGTVSYDSGDSAEALLDQFEKIKDD encoded by the coding sequence ATGTCATTTGGTGCCTATGATGAGGGAGAACACGAACGCCGCGAGCGACTGACCTCCCAGGCCGACGCCGACTTCGAGGAGGGCGAGGAGGAGTTCACCGGGACCGTCAGCTACGACTCGGGCGACTCCGCCGAGGCGCTGCTTGACCAGTTCGAGAAAATCAAAGACGACTGA
- a CDS encoding PHP domain-containing protein, translating to MSVVADLHTHTTVSDGSFSLDGLIETAREAGLDAVAVTDHDRYHPELSVPVERRGDLLVVRGIELRVETAEERVDLLGYGLEPTDALTAEVERLQQDRIDRGRRIVENVEAELGVDLGIEPHPGLGRPHIARAVVESDADYDAVGEVFDDLIGDDCSCYVARNVPDFGTGRELLEEACAFVGLAHPLRYDDPEAALELTADLDAVERYYPYDRPVSPDDAEALDPRPVEAAIAAHDLLATGGTDAHDEELAVDGLPQGAWERVRERLPEPVEPAESN from the coding sequence ATGAGCGTCGTCGCCGACCTCCACACCCACACCACCGTCTCCGACGGCAGCTTCTCGCTCGACGGCCTGATCGAGACCGCCCGCGAGGCGGGACTCGACGCCGTCGCCGTCACCGACCACGACCGCTACCACCCCGAACTCTCCGTCCCCGTCGAACGACGAGGGGACCTGCTCGTCGTCCGCGGGATCGAGCTCCGCGTCGAGACCGCCGAGGAACGCGTCGACCTGCTCGGCTACGGGCTCGAACCCACGGACGCGCTGACGGCGGAGGTCGAACGCCTCCAGCAGGACCGCATCGACCGCGGGCGCCGGATCGTCGAGAACGTCGAGGCCGAGTTGGGCGTCGACCTCGGGATCGAACCCCACCCGGGGCTGGGTCGCCCGCATATCGCCCGGGCGGTCGTCGAGAGCGACGCCGACTACGACGCCGTTGGCGAGGTGTTCGACGACCTGATCGGCGACGACTGCTCCTGTTACGTCGCCAGGAACGTTCCCGACTTCGGGACCGGGCGGGAGCTGCTCGAGGAAGCGTGCGCGTTCGTCGGCCTCGCCCACCCGCTGCGGTACGACGACCCCGAGGCCGCGCTGGAGCTCACCGCCGACCTCGACGCCGTCGAGCGCTACTACCCGTACGACCGCCCGGTGTCGCCCGACGACGCCGAGGCGCTCGATCCCCGACCCGTCGAGGCCGCCATCGCGGCGCACGACCTGCTCGCGACCGGCGGCACCGACGCTCACGATGAGGAGTTGGCGGTCGACGGGCTCCCGCAGGGCGCGTGGGAGCGCGTCCGCGAGCGCCTGCCGGAGCCGGTCGAACCCGCGGAGAGTAACTGA
- a CDS encoding histone, whose product MTVELPFAPVDAIIRRNADGLRVSADAAERLAAHIQDRGAELAIEAAERATEDGRKTLMAEDFGVEQVIEREAVDLPVAPVDRIARLRIDDRYRVSMEARIALADILEDYADNVARAAAKLARHADRRTVQAEDIETYFSLFE is encoded by the coding sequence ATGACCGTCGAGCTGCCGTTCGCCCCCGTTGACGCCATCATCCGGCGTAACGCGGACGGGCTCCGGGTGAGCGCCGACGCGGCCGAGAGGCTGGCGGCGCACATCCAGGACCGCGGCGCCGAACTCGCTATCGAGGCCGCGGAACGAGCGACCGAGGACGGCCGGAAGACCCTCATGGCCGAGGACTTCGGCGTCGAGCAGGTGATCGAACGCGAGGCCGTCGACCTGCCCGTCGCGCCCGTCGACCGGATCGCCCGCCTGCGGATCGACGACCGCTACCGGGTGTCGATGGAGGCCCGGATCGCGCTGGCGGACATCCTGGAGGACTACGCCGACAACGTCGCCCGCGCCGCCGCGAAGCTCGCCCGCCACGCCGACCGTCGGACCGTACAGGCCGAGGACATCGAGACGTACTTCTCCCTGTTCGAGTAA
- a CDS encoding universal stress protein, with protein sequence MEPFDRVLVAVDGSEESTRAVEYAVTVADAYDAAVHVVYVLGEDVADNYEAEGYADTAEEIAEERGVDVSTSTVSGFSKSRLSQHPGSVVLDTAEEVGADFLVVPREPQTGSRAAVLEKTAEYVLRYASQPVLSV encoded by the coding sequence ATGGAGCCGTTCGACCGCGTGCTCGTCGCCGTCGACGGGAGCGAGGAGTCGACTCGGGCCGTCGAGTACGCCGTGACGGTCGCCGACGCCTACGACGCTGCGGTCCACGTCGTCTACGTACTCGGCGAGGACGTCGCGGACAACTACGAGGCCGAGGGGTACGCCGACACCGCCGAGGAGATCGCCGAGGAGCGCGGCGTCGACGTCTCGACCTCGACGGTCTCGGGGTTCTCGAAGAGTCGCCTCTCCCAGCACCCCGGCAGCGTCGTGCTCGACACCGCCGAGGAGGTCGGCGCCGACTTCCTCGTCGTCCCGCGGGAGCCACAGACCGGCAGCCGGGCGGCGGTACTGGAGAAGACGGCGGAGTACGTGCTGCGCTACGCGAGTCAGCCGGTGCTCTCGGTCTGA
- a CDS encoding cold-shock protein, translated as MANGKVDFFNDTGGYGFISTDDGDLDDDEDVFFHMEDVGGEDLTEGTEIEFDIESSPKGPRAANVVRQ; from the coding sequence ATGGCAAACGGTAAGGTTGATTTCTTCAACGATACGGGCGGCTACGGTTTCATTTCGACTGACGACGGCGACCTCGATGACGACGAAGACGTGTTCTTCCATATGGAGGATGTCGGCGGCGAGGACCTCACGGAAGGAACCGAGATCGAGTTCGACATCGAGTCCTCCCCCAAGGGGCCCCGCGCAGCGAACGTCGTCCGACAGTAA
- a CDS encoding DUF5784 family protein, translating into MAKPLRFRYAPGSWSEARVRNELLQALQANIGAEMTDPWYRPPEGIDAVRFEMDNGDIALFCWDDDTGYWLGNTETPSTLWRTDKRGFEEVPYPIRRWAERELLAQLTEESPWLEEYPHVSWFFLPVFLSKDGRETTREFFRDHAAGFPDADRDEALAFYEELLSSGALDEYRETMAGKLGTSETMDLTRMSATMGEFNAAALLLRAGYDVTPEAAVTTGHSIDYRASRDDDDEASLVEVTRPLPPKHRSAGSPITAIRETAETKSTGQLEEHGGGVTLFVDCTSFPDDDWLAIAGEQPDVRHRPAVVFRMRPSGQAEAYRKGGLPLDLGDAVEWVDE; encoded by the coding sequence GTGGCAAAGCCGCTTCGGTTCCGATACGCCCCCGGTTCGTGGTCCGAGGCGCGCGTTCGTAACGAGCTCCTACAGGCGCTTCAGGCCAACATCGGGGCGGAGATGACCGACCCGTGGTATCGGCCGCCGGAGGGGATCGACGCCGTCAGGTTCGAGATGGACAACGGCGACATCGCGCTGTTCTGCTGGGACGACGACACCGGCTACTGGCTGGGCAACACAGAGACCCCCTCCACGCTCTGGCGCACGGACAAACGGGGGTTCGAGGAGGTACCCTACCCGATCCGGCGCTGGGCCGAGCGGGAGCTGCTCGCTCAGCTGACCGAGGAATCGCCATGGCTCGAGGAGTACCCCCACGTCTCCTGGTTCTTCCTCCCCGTGTTCCTCTCGAAGGACGGTCGGGAGACCACCCGAGAGTTCTTCCGCGACCACGCCGCCGGCTTTCCCGACGCCGACCGCGACGAGGCGCTGGCGTTCTACGAGGAGCTGCTGTCCTCGGGCGCGCTCGACGAGTACCGCGAGACGATGGCCGGGAAGCTCGGCACCTCCGAGACGATGGATCTCACCCGGATGTCCGCGACGATGGGGGAGTTCAACGCCGCCGCCCTCCTGCTCCGGGCGGGGTACGACGTGACGCCGGAGGCGGCGGTGACGACCGGCCACTCGATCGACTACCGCGCCAGCCGCGACGACGACGACGAGGCCAGCCTGGTCGAAGTGACCCGGCCGCTCCCGCCGAAACACCGATCCGCGGGGTCGCCGATCACCGCGATCCGCGAGACCGCGGAGACGAAATCCACCGGACAACTGGAGGAGCACGGCGGCGGCGTCACGCTGTTCGTCGACTGCACCTCGTTCCCCGACGACGACTGGCTGGCCATCGCGGGCGAGCAGCCAGACGTCCGCCACCGCCCGGCGGTCGTGTTCCGCATGCGCCCTTCGGGGCAGGCCGAGGCCTACCGGAAGGGCGGGCTCCCGCTCGACCTCGGCGACGCCGTCGAGTGGGTCGACGAGTAA
- a CDS encoding DedA family protein, whose amino-acid sequence MPGWLQSLLTSEWAYVVLFGVFVLEGAMLMYFVPSELIVPGSLALLGHGPDELLPVLAVAVLGATIGQVALFTVARRAGREYLLQNRWFRVSERTLTRFDGWFDRWGGYAVTGSNAMLFTRGMLTVPAGLATMDRKRFVALSALGTLLFESWLAALYVFGVDVLW is encoded by the coding sequence ATGCCGGGCTGGCTCCAGTCGCTGTTGACCTCGGAGTGGGCCTACGTCGTCCTGTTCGGCGTGTTCGTGCTGGAGGGGGCGATGCTGATGTACTTCGTGCCCAGCGAACTCATCGTCCCGGGGTCGCTGGCGCTGCTGGGCCACGGCCCGGACGAGCTCCTGCCGGTGCTCGCCGTCGCCGTCCTCGGCGCCACGATCGGGCAGGTCGCACTGTTCACGGTCGCGAGACGGGCCGGTCGGGAGTACCTCCTCCAGAACCGCTGGTTCCGCGTGAGCGAGCGCACGCTCACGCGGTTCGACGGCTGGTTCGACCGTTGGGGCGGCTACGCGGTCACGGGGAGCAACGCGATGCTGTTCACTCGCGGGATGTTGACGGTGCCGGCGGGGCTGGCGACGATGGACCGCAAACGGTTCGTCGCGCTGTCGGCGCTGGGGACGCTGCTGTTCGAGTCCTGGCTCGCGGCGCTGTACGTGTTCGGCGTCGACGTACTCTGGTAA
- the radA gene encoding DNA repair and recombination protein RadA, with protein sequence MAEDDLESLPGVGPATADKLTDAGFDSYQSIAVASPGELSNSADVGDSTAADVINAAREAADVGGFETGAAVLERRERIGKLSWQIDEVDELLGGGIETQSITEVYGEFGSGKSQVTHQMSVNVQLSKENGGLDGGAIFIDTEDTFRPERIDDMIRGLDDEIIADELERREIEGEPGDEETMEQLLESFLDNIHVAKAFNANHQMLLAEKALELTKEHQEDDWPVRLLCVDSLTAHFRAEYVGRGELAERQQKLNKHLHELDKVGNLHNVAVLVTNQVASNPDSYFGDPTQPIGGNILGHKSTFRMYLRKSKGDKRIVRLVDAPNLADGEAVMRVQDGGLKPE encoded by the coding sequence ATGGCAGAAGACGACCTCGAAAGCCTGCCCGGCGTCGGCCCCGCAACCGCAGACAAGCTCACCGACGCTGGCTTCGACAGCTATCAGAGCATCGCCGTCGCGAGCCCCGGTGAGCTCTCCAACTCCGCGGACGTGGGCGACTCCACGGCCGCCGACGTGATCAACGCCGCCCGGGAGGCCGCCGACGTCGGCGGCTTCGAGACGGGCGCGGCCGTGCTCGAGCGCCGCGAACGCATCGGGAAGCTCTCCTGGCAGATCGACGAGGTGGACGAGCTGCTCGGCGGCGGGATCGAGACCCAGTCGATCACCGAGGTGTACGGGGAGTTCGGCTCCGGGAAGTCCCAGGTCACCCACCAGATGTCCGTCAACGTCCAGCTCTCCAAGGAGAACGGCGGGCTCGACGGCGGCGCCATCTTCATCGACACCGAGGACACGTTCCGCCCCGAGCGGATCGACGACATGATCCGGGGGCTCGACGACGAGATCATCGCCGACGAGCTCGAGCGCCGCGAGATCGAGGGCGAGCCCGGCGACGAGGAGACGATGGAGCAGCTGCTCGAGTCGTTCCTCGACAACATCCACGTCGCGAAGGCGTTCAACGCCAACCACCAGATGCTGCTGGCGGAGAAGGCACTCGAACTCACGAAGGAGCACCAGGAGGACGACTGGCCGGTGCGCCTGCTCTGTGTCGACTCGCTGACCGCCCACTTCCGTGCGGAGTACGTCGGCCGTGGCGAGCTGGCCGAGCGCCAGCAGAAGCTCAACAAACACCTCCACGAGCTCGACAAGGTCGGCAACCTCCACAACGTCGCCGTCCTCGTCACCAACCAGGTCGCCTCCAACCCCGACTCCTACTTCGGCGACCCGACCCAGCCCATCGGCGGGAACATCCTGGGCCACAAGTCCACGTTCCGCATGTACCTCCGCAAATCCAAGGGTGACAAGCGGATCGTCCGCCTGGTCGACGCGCCCAACCTCGCCGACGGCGAGGCCGTCATGCGCGTCCAGGACGGCGGTCTGAAACCCGAGTAA
- a CDS encoding DUF4145 domain-containing protein — MRFEGPGRQPILDGRSGKCAHCEEYTLWVGDEMVYPEDSPAPLPTEDMPEEVKQDFEEARKVVNESPRAAAALLRLAMEKLARDLTGTNDRTLHNMIGDLVEEGQIDQRVQQALDSVRVTGNEFVHPGEMDDEDSRETALRLFDLVNAIVELTISRERLIQQEYENISEDQMKGIENRAVNSS; from the coding sequence GTGCGGTTTGAGGGCCCCGGCCGTCAGCCAATCCTTGATGGACGAAGCGGCAAGTGTGCACATTGTGAGGAATACACGTTATGGGTAGGGGACGAGATGGTCTACCCGGAAGATAGCCCCGCCCCGCTCCCTACAGAGGATATGCCCGAAGAAGTGAAGCAGGACTTTGAGGAGGCTCGGAAGGTGGTCAATGAATCACCACGGGCGGCGGCGGCACTTCTTCGACTCGCCATGGAGAAGTTGGCACGTGATCTAACTGGTACAAATGATCGAACACTGCACAACATGATTGGTGATCTTGTCGAAGAGGGTCAAATTGACCAACGAGTACAGCAGGCACTGGACTCGGTTCGTGTTACTGGGAATGAGTTCGTCCATCCCGGAGAGATGGATGATGAAGACAGCCGCGAAACGGCGCTGAGGCTCTTCGATCTTGTCAATGCGATTGTTGAACTCACGATCTCACGGGAGCGACTGATTCAACAAGAGTACGAGAATATCTCGGAAGACCAGATGAAGGGGATCGAAAACAGGGCAGTGAATAGTAGCTGA
- a CDS encoding universal stress protein, with product MKVLLGIGGSDDSIRALERVVGRAADVGDELTIAIVENPRSPRSREEIAERAREELDDAGLDAEVRQIEGDPGSELVDIAEREGFDEIALGGGQTSPMGKINVGSIAEFVLLNAHTTVRLVR from the coding sequence ATGAAGGTGCTGCTCGGCATCGGCGGGAGCGACGACTCGATCCGGGCGCTGGAACGCGTCGTCGGTCGTGCGGCCGACGTCGGCGACGAGCTCACGATCGCGATCGTCGAGAACCCGCGATCGCCCCGTTCGCGCGAGGAGATCGCCGAGCGAGCCCGCGAGGAGCTCGACGACGCCGGGCTGGACGCGGAGGTCCGACAGATCGAGGGCGACCCGGGCAGCGAACTGGTCGACATCGCCGAGCGCGAAGGGTTCGACGAGATCGCGCTGGGCGGCGGTCAGACCAGTCCGATGGGGAAGATCAACGTGGGCAGTATCGCGGAGTTCGTCCTGCTGAACGCGCACACGACCGTCAGGCTGGTTCGGTGA
- a CDS encoding DUF6757 family protein yields MKCHYCEDDAVYAAETDGVKVGLCEQHFQERVEELADDDGLEALREQTEIDRAE; encoded by the coding sequence ATGAAGTGCCACTACTGTGAGGACGACGCCGTCTACGCCGCGGAGACGGACGGTGTCAAGGTCGGCCTCTGTGAGCAGCACTTCCAGGAGCGCGTCGAGGAGCTCGCCGACGACGACGGCCTGGAAGCGCTGCGCGAGCAGACCGAGATCGACCGCGCCGAGTGA
- the hemB gene encoding porphobilinogen synthase, producing the protein MEQIPRPGRDDARRPRRLRADGVRSLVSETDLSASDLIAPVFVDATTDERVPIESMPGHERVPVDEAVARVEEVRETGVEAVMVFGIPEFKDDRGTRAYAENGVVQRAVRQITAETDAYVITDVCLCEYTDHGHCGVVEADADEDPHLTVRNDESVELLAETAVSHAEAGADMVAPSASLDGMVGAIRDGLGSAGFGDLPIMSYAAKYESAFYGPFRDAADGAPAFGDRRHYQMDPANSREARREVELDVEEGADVLMVKPALPYLDIVADVRREHDHPVAAYNVSGEYAMLHAAAEKGWLDLEAVAHESLLSIKRAGADLILTYFAEDVAESL; encoded by the coding sequence ATGGAGCAGATCCCCCGTCCCGGCCGCGACGACGCCCGCCGCCCCCGGCGGCTACGGGCCGACGGCGTCCGGTCGCTCGTCAGCGAGACCGACCTCTCCGCGTCGGACCTGATCGCGCCCGTGTTCGTCGACGCCACCACCGACGAGCGCGTGCCGATCGAGTCGATGCCCGGCCACGAGCGCGTCCCCGTCGACGAGGCTGTCGCCCGCGTCGAGGAAGTCCGTGAGACGGGCGTCGAGGCGGTGATGGTGTTCGGCATCCCCGAGTTCAAGGACGACCGCGGCACCCGCGCGTACGCCGAGAACGGCGTCGTCCAGCGTGCAGTCCGGCAGATCACGGCGGAGACGGACGCCTACGTGATCACGGACGTCTGCCTGTGTGAGTACACCGATCACGGCCACTGCGGGGTCGTCGAGGCCGACGCTGACGAGGACCCCCACCTCACGGTCCGGAACGACGAGAGCGTCGAACTGCTGGCCGAGACGGCCGTCTCCCACGCCGAAGCGGGGGCGGACATGGTCGCGCCATCGGCGAGCCTCGACGGGATGGTGGGTGCGATCCGCGACGGCCTCGGTTCGGCGGGGTTCGGCGACCTCCCGATCATGTCCTACGCCGCGAAGTACGAGTCGGCGTTCTACGGCCCGTTCCGCGACGCGGCCGACGGCGCGCCAGCCTTCGGCGACCGCCGACACTACCAGATGGACCCCGCCAATTCCCGAGAAGCCCGCCGCGAGGTCGAACTGGACGTCGAGGAGGGCGCCGACGTGCTGATGGTCAAGCCAGCGCTCCCCTACCTCGACATCGTCGCCGACGTGCGCCGCGAGCACGACCACCCCGTGGCGGCGTACAACGTCTCCGGCGAGTACGCGATGCTGCACGCCGCCGCGGAGAAGGGCTGGCTCGACCTCGAGGCGGTCGCTCACGAGTCGTTGCTGTCGATCAAGCGTGCCGGCGCAGACCTGATCCTCACCTACTTCGCGGAGGACGTGGCCGAGTCGCTCTGA